From Micromonospora nigra, one genomic window encodes:
- a CDS encoding carbonic anhydrase, whose amino-acid sequence MDTPDPTHRAQRPGPVAALAALRAGHDRFRTGAAAAPTRPGPLAAVFACTDPQPEPAILFGGSDVFTVRTAGLAVGPAVLGSLEYAVAHLHLPLVVVLGHDACRLPCGSGDRRVRAVIATLRKRSLLLDAAVRSGSCAIHGMSWHGSRQALRSVRHTDPAPVRRAARLRPPTLRPPSHPSPAA is encoded by the coding sequence ATGGACACTCCCGATCCCACCCACCGGGCGCAGCGACCGGGGCCGGTCGCCGCCCTCGCCGCACTACGGGCGGGCCACGACCGCTTCCGTACCGGCGCCGCTGCCGCGCCGACGCGGCCGGGACCGCTCGCGGCGGTCTTCGCCTGCACCGACCCGCAACCCGAGCCCGCGATCCTGTTCGGTGGCAGTGATGTGTTCACGGTGCGCACGGCCGGCCTCGCCGTCGGCCCCGCCGTACTCGGCAGCCTCGAGTACGCGGTCGCGCACCTGCACCTACCCCTGGTGGTCGTCCTCGGCCACGACGCCTGCCGGCTACCCTGCGGCAGCGGAGACAGGCGGGTACGCGCCGTCATCGCCACCCTGCGAAAGCGGTCCCTCCTGCTCGACGCGGCCGTCCGCTCCGGCAGTTGCGCGATCCACGGAATGTCATGGCACGGCAGCCGGCAGGCACTCAGGTCGGTCCGGCACACGGATCCGGCACCCGTGCGGCGGGCCGCCCGGCTACGCCCGCCGACTCTCCGTCCACCGTCCCACCCATCGCCTGCCGCCTGA
- a CDS encoding DMT family transporter, with translation MRDKSSATVAAPVTADRIVGLCLGALGVLAFSMSLPATRVAVQQLDPWFVAFGRAVGAALLAWAYLRVTGAPRPTRRQWWRLSIVALGVVVGFPLFTSLALTTQTSAHGAVVITVLPAMTAVFAVLRAGERPPPLFWVASGGGLVAVLAFLATSGTLRGALSAADLFLLAAVVLCGLGYAEGGALARELGGARTICWALLLALPVTLPVTIVTASAHPPRADVPAWSAFGYLTAISMFLGFFAWYAGLARGGVARVGQIQLTQPVLTLLWSALLLAETVTPASIGAALVVLACVVLIQRTRTAPAQAQDLTDGDLTREVGRAADATGRTPPPRRGRIPPVSGRPVEGRPPAGGSGR, from the coding sequence ATGAGAGACAAGAGTAGCGCTACTGTCGCCGCGCCGGTAACGGCGGATCGGATCGTCGGCCTCTGCCTCGGCGCGCTGGGCGTGCTCGCCTTCAGCATGTCGTTGCCGGCCACCCGCGTCGCGGTGCAGCAACTCGACCCGTGGTTCGTGGCCTTCGGCCGGGCCGTCGGTGCGGCGCTACTGGCCTGGGCCTATCTGCGTGTCACCGGCGCGCCGCGACCCACCCGGCGGCAGTGGTGGCGGCTGTCGATCGTCGCCCTCGGCGTCGTCGTCGGCTTCCCGTTGTTCACCTCGCTGGCACTGACCACCCAGACCTCCGCGCACGGCGCGGTCGTCATCACCGTGCTGCCCGCCATGACCGCCGTGTTCGCGGTGCTGCGGGCCGGCGAACGCCCGCCGCCGCTGTTCTGGGTCGCCAGCGGCGGCGGGCTGGTGGCGGTTCTCGCCTTCCTGGCCACCAGTGGCACACTGCGCGGCGCACTGTCGGCCGCCGATCTGTTCCTCCTTGCCGCGGTGGTCCTGTGTGGACTCGGCTACGCCGAGGGCGGCGCGCTCGCCCGGGAACTGGGCGGGGCCCGGACGATCTGCTGGGCGCTGCTGCTCGCCCTGCCCGTCACCCTGCCCGTCACCATCGTCACCGCCTCGGCGCACCCGCCGCGCGCCGACGTCCCCGCCTGGTCGGCGTTCGGCTACCTCACCGCGATCTCCATGTTCCTGGGCTTCTTCGCCTGGTACGCAGGTCTGGCCCGAGGTGGCGTCGCCCGGGTCGGCCAGATCCAGCTCACCCAGCCGGTCCTCACCCTGCTCTGGTCCGCGCTGCTGCTCGCGGAGACCGTCACCCCTGCCTCGATCGGGGCGGCGCTGGTCGTGCTGGCCTGCGTCGTGCTGATCCAACGCACCCGGACCGCACCGGCGCAGGCTCAGGACCTGACCGACGGTGACCTGACCCGCGAGGTCGGACGTGCCGCCGACGCGACGGGTCGTACCCCTCCACCCCGGCGCGGGCGCATCCCTCCGGTGTCCGGCAGGCCCGTGGAGGGCCGTCCGCCCGCCGGTGGGTCAGGGCGATGA
- a CDS encoding tryptophan 2,3-dioxygenase family protein: protein MKRDHSPVLPGPGATDYARYMRTDILLDLQRSPDEVIHRDELLFQVVHQSAELWLKLAATELTEAVARVAAGDLPVAEALLARATLAVRLITDQLEMFRHLSPVDFQAMQPALGSGSGAESPGWRRLQTASRQLGRAFADLLAGQATTPAQLCPADPANPVHRLAEAMVEWDERVSLWRVRHYQVALRVGGHAPAGTADSPTNMLAKLAGHRFFPELWQARTGLAGDGSDAVQS from the coding sequence GTGAAGCGTGACCATTCGCCTGTGTTGCCGGGTCCGGGAGCTACGGATTACGCGCGTTACATGCGTACGGACATCCTGCTCGACCTGCAACGGTCGCCGGACGAGGTCATCCACCGTGACGAATTGCTCTTTCAGGTTGTGCATCAGTCGGCGGAGCTGTGGTTGAAACTGGCGGCGACAGAGTTGACCGAGGCGGTCGCCCGGGTGGCAGCCGGGGACCTGCCGGTGGCTGAGGCGCTCCTGGCTCGGGCGACGCTCGCGGTGCGGCTGATCACCGACCAGTTGGAGATGTTCCGCCACCTGTCCCCCGTGGACTTTCAGGCGATGCAACCCGCGCTGGGCAGCGGTTCCGGGGCGGAGTCACCAGGTTGGCGGCGGTTGCAGACCGCCAGCCGACAACTCGGGCGAGCGTTCGCCGACCTGCTCGCCGGTCAGGCGACCACACCGGCGCAACTATGTCCGGCAGACCCGGCGAACCCGGTGCACCGGCTGGCCGAGGCCATGGTGGAGTGGGACGAACGGGTGTCGCTGTGGCGGGTGCGGCACTACCAGGTGGCCTTGCGGGTCGGCGGTCACGCCCCGGCCGGTACGGCCGACAGTCCGACGAACATGCTCGCCAAACTCGCCGGGCACCGCTTCTTCCCGGAACTGTGGCAGGCCCGAACCGGCCTCGCCGGTGACGGTTCCGACGCCGTCCAGTCCTGA
- a CDS encoding ice-binding family protein codes for MTATSIRHRRRAALSALAAATAAVAAIVLLVISGTGASAQPAPVGLGTAANFSVLAGSTVTNTGPSFLAQDLGVHPGNTATGFPPGIVAGEIHLGDAVALQAQNDLTTAYNDAAGRTPFTNLPAELGGLTLTPGVYRIGAAQLTGTLTLDSQNNPAAVFIFQIDSTLTTASNSSVVFINGVSACNVYWQIGSSATIGTGTQFVGNILAQTSITMNTGATLQGRALARTGAVTLDTNTITTPLCIQPTGTPTATPTATPTATPTATPTVTPTVTPTITPTTTPTGTPTGQPTGTPTGPTSTPTELPVTGGSGGSNPVPLLTGLGSMAVAVGAALLLHHRRRTSRS; via the coding sequence GTGACAGCCACTTCCATCCGTCATCGTCGGCGCGCCGCGCTGTCGGCCCTCGCCGCCGCCACCGCGGCCGTCGCTGCCATCGTCCTGCTGGTCATCAGCGGCACTGGCGCGAGCGCCCAGCCGGCGCCGGTCGGCCTGGGAACAGCCGCGAACTTCTCCGTGCTCGCCGGCTCCACGGTCACCAACACCGGCCCGAGCTTCCTGGCCCAGGACCTCGGCGTCCACCCGGGCAACACCGCGACCGGCTTCCCACCCGGCATCGTCGCCGGCGAGATCCACCTCGGCGACGCCGTCGCCCTGCAGGCCCAGAACGACCTCACCACCGCCTACAACGACGCCGCCGGGCGTACCCCCTTCACCAACCTTCCCGCGGAACTCGGTGGTCTGACGCTGACACCCGGCGTCTACCGGATCGGTGCCGCGCAACTGACCGGCACGCTGACCCTCGACAGCCAGAACAACCCGGCGGCGGTGTTCATCTTCCAGATCGACTCCACGCTCACCACCGCCTCGAACAGCAGCGTGGTGTTCATCAACGGCGTCTCCGCCTGCAACGTCTACTGGCAGATCGGCAGCTCGGCCACGATCGGCACCGGCACCCAGTTCGTCGGCAACATCCTGGCGCAGACCTCGATCACCATGAACACCGGCGCCACCCTGCAAGGCCGCGCCCTGGCCCGAACCGGCGCCGTCACCCTCGACACCAACACCATCACCACCCCCCTCTGCATCCAACCAACCGGCACCCCCACGGCGACGCCCACCGCCACCCCCACGGCAACTCCGACCGCCACGCCGACCGTGACGCCCACGGTGACCCCGACGATCACCCCCACCACCACTCCGACCGGGACGCCGACCGGTCAGCCCACCGGAACACCCACCGGGCCCACCTCCACCCCTACGGAACTGCCAGTGACCGGGGGCAGCGGCGGCAGTAACCCGGTTCCCCTCCTGACGGGCCTCGGCAGCATGGCCGTCGCCGTCGGCGCGGCACTGCTGCTCCACCACCGCCGCAGGACGTCACGCTCCTGA
- a CDS encoding methyltransferase, which produces MTITLSPRALMSLLANGPKAMDVMDTAFRMGLLDALEPGPVRLDLLAVRFGVLPLRLYKFLDCLESLGFLIRDDPADDIGSTTYRAVPGLRDAVAAVVGPGAVERDRDRYPWRQLHGRMVEALQGEISISADDFAWPPKTDAQTADFERSMAVGLGPVIETMRQHAHLLWPDRRRLLDVGGGDATLAAHILDSAPDLRADVYNLPAVAPLVAATQAARGHPDRLGFVGGNFLEEPLPRGYDALSFVRVLHDWPDEVARHLVEQAYTALEPGGLVVICEEFRTPDRLAMQFFWSYFLIGVDNCVSRLREVTYYTGLLAEVGFERIAILPGGWELVTAYKPESAA; this is translated from the coding sequence GTGACCATCACCCTGTCGCCGCGGGCGCTGATGAGCCTGCTCGCCAACGGTCCCAAGGCCATGGACGTGATGGACACGGCCTTCCGGATGGGTCTGCTCGACGCCCTGGAGCCCGGGCCGGTGCGACTCGACCTGCTCGCAGTGCGGTTCGGCGTGCTGCCGCTGCGGCTGTACAAGTTCCTCGACTGCCTGGAGAGTCTCGGCTTCCTGATCCGCGACGATCCGGCCGACGACATCGGCTCGACCACCTATCGGGCCGTACCGGGGCTGCGTGACGCCGTCGCCGCGGTGGTCGGGCCCGGCGCGGTGGAACGGGACCGGGACCGATACCCGTGGCGGCAGCTGCACGGCCGAATGGTCGAGGCCCTGCAGGGCGAGATCAGCATCTCTGCTGACGACTTCGCGTGGCCGCCGAAGACGGACGCGCAGACCGCCGACTTCGAACGCAGCATGGCGGTCGGGCTGGGGCCGGTGATCGAGACGATGCGGCAGCACGCCCATCTGCTCTGGCCGGACCGGCGTCGCCTGCTGGACGTCGGCGGCGGCGACGCGACCCTCGCCGCGCACATCCTGGACTCCGCACCGGACCTGAGAGCCGACGTGTACAACCTGCCGGCGGTGGCGCCGCTCGTGGCGGCGACTCAGGCCGCCCGGGGCCACCCGGACCGGCTGGGGTTCGTCGGCGGCAACTTCCTCGAAGAGCCGCTACCGCGAGGGTACGACGCGCTGTCCTTCGTCCGGGTGCTGCACGACTGGCCCGACGAGGTTGCCCGCCACCTGGTGGAACAGGCCTACACGGCGCTGGAGCCGGGCGGGCTGGTGGTGATCTGCGAGGAGTTCCGCACTCCGGACCGCCTGGCCATGCAGTTCTTCTGGAGCTACTTCCTGATCGGTGTGGACAACTGCGTCAGTCGACTGCGGGAAGTGACCTACTACACGGGGCTGCTCGCCGAGGTCGGCTTCGAACGGATCGCGATCCTGCCGGGGGGCTGGGAACTGGTCACCGCGTACAAGCCGGAATCAGCCGCCTGA
- a CDS encoding right-handed parallel beta-helix repeat-containing protein, with protein sequence MTQASAATGGVTGYATQNGGTTGGAGGQTVRATSGTAIHAALCNRASSSTPIIIQVEGTINHGNTSKVSGGSCNTADGVIELKQISNVTIVGVGSGAVFDQVGIHIREASNIVIQNVTVRNVKKSGSPTSNGGDAIGMESDVRNVWVDHVTLEASGGESEGFDGLFDMKNNVQYVTLSYSILRNSGRGGLVGSSESDRSNGFITYHHNLYENIDSRTPLLRGGIAHIYNNHYVNLRESGINSRAGARAKVEHNYFKDSKDVLGTFYTSEAGYWQVAGNTFDNVTWSSRSSEHNPAGPNPQSNTTVGIPYSYDPDGANCVPDIVRQTAGANKGLRVSDGNCTPQTPNPTTAPPTTAPPTTAPPTTAPPTTPPPTGNPPGGTNLSIGAGSDGSSKASGTSYGNVRDGDMSTYWSPSGSTGRISIKWGSATTVATINIREAAGAVGNIRAWRVVNNDNGAVLATGSGAGVITFTPTSLDKINFEITSSTGTPRVAEFETYSSTTTTPPTTTPPTTPPPTTTPPTTPPPSGNALYVAPNGTDNAAGTVSSPTTLTSAITRIPAGGTIYLRGGTYRYSQTITIGQGNNGTSSARKNIFAYPGETPVLNFSAQSEDPANRGLEIGGSFWHIRGIIVERAGDNGILLAGNSNVIERTVTRHNRDSGLQLSRLVAGAPSSQWPSNNLVVSTVSHDNVDSDGEDADGFAPKLTVGPGNVFRYTVAHNNIDDGYDLYTKSDTGPIGALTIESSLAYDNGTLSNGGQAGNGDRNGFKLGGEDIPVNHVIRGNIAYENGKHGFTYNRNTGSMTVSNNANIGNAERNFNFDGGSSVFRNNTSCDSGSNDRIVGNSDSSNQFWSGSNGSRCSQYSGALGWSFASDGRLVVTFGGRPVTP encoded by the coding sequence ATGACGCAGGCGTCGGCGGCGACCGGCGGGGTCACCGGCTATGCGACGCAGAACGGTGGGACGACCGGTGGTGCGGGTGGGCAGACGGTGCGCGCCACCTCGGGGACCGCCATCCACGCGGCGTTGTGCAACCGGGCCAGCAGCAGCACCCCGATCATCATCCAGGTGGAGGGGACGATCAACCACGGCAACACCAGCAAGGTGTCGGGTGGCAGTTGTAACACCGCCGATGGTGTGATCGAGCTGAAGCAGATCAGCAACGTGACGATCGTCGGGGTCGGTAGCGGAGCGGTGTTCGACCAGGTGGGCATCCACATCCGCGAGGCCAGCAACATCGTCATCCAGAACGTGACGGTCCGGAACGTCAAGAAGTCCGGCTCGCCGACGTCAAACGGTGGTGACGCCATCGGCATGGAAAGCGACGTGCGCAACGTCTGGGTCGACCACGTCACCCTGGAAGCCTCGGGTGGGGAGTCGGAAGGCTTCGACGGCCTGTTCGACATGAAGAACAACGTCCAGTACGTGACCCTGTCCTACAGCATCCTGCGCAACTCCGGCCGGGGTGGGCTCGTCGGGTCCAGTGAGAGCGACCGGTCGAACGGGTTCATCACCTACCACCACAACCTGTACGAGAACATCGACTCCCGTACTCCGCTACTGCGCGGCGGCATCGCCCACATCTACAACAACCACTACGTCAACCTGCGGGAGTCCGGCATCAACTCCCGCGCCGGGGCCCGGGCGAAGGTGGAGCACAACTACTTCAAGGACTCCAAGGACGTCCTGGGCACCTTCTACACCAGTGAGGCCGGCTACTGGCAGGTCGCCGGGAACACCTTCGACAACGTGACCTGGTCGAGCCGCAGCAGCGAACACAACCCGGCCGGCCCGAACCCGCAGTCCAACACCACCGTCGGCATCCCGTACTCCTACGACCCCGACGGTGCCAACTGCGTGCCGGACATCGTCCGCCAGACCGCCGGGGCCAACAAGGGACTCCGCGTCTCCGACGGCAACTGCACCCCGCAGACCCCGAACCCCACCACGGCCCCGCCGACCACGGCCCCGCCGACCACCGCTCCGCCGACCACGGCTCCGCCGACCACCCCACCGCCCACCGGGAACCCGCCGGGCGGCACCAACCTCAGCATCGGAGCCGGCTCCGACGGTTCCAGCAAGGCCAGCGGCACCAGCTACGGCAACGTCCGTGACGGTGACATGAGCACCTACTGGTCACCGAGTGGGTCGACCGGCCGTATCTCGATCAAGTGGGGCTCCGCCACCACCGTCGCCACGATCAACATCCGTGAGGCAGCCGGGGCTGTCGGCAACATCCGGGCCTGGCGCGTGGTCAACAACGACAACGGAGCCGTCCTGGCCACCGGCAGTGGAGCCGGAGTCATCACCTTCACCCCCACCTCGCTCGACAAGATCAACTTCGAGATCACCAGCTCAACCGGTACACCGCGAGTCGCCGAGTTCGAGACCTACAGCTCGACGACCACCACCCCGCCGACGACCACCCCACCGACCACGCCGCCGCCGACCACGACCCCGCCGACGACCCCCCCGCCGTCGGGCAACGCCCTGTACGTGGCGCCGAACGGCACCGACAACGCGGCCGGAACTGTGTCGAGCCCGACGACGCTCACCTCCGCGATCACCCGGATCCCTGCCGGCGGCACGATCTACCTGCGTGGCGGCACCTACCGCTACTCGCAGACCATCACCATCGGCCAGGGCAACAACGGCACGTCGAGCGCGCGTAAGAACATCTTCGCCTACCCGGGCGAGACCCCGGTGTTGAACTTCTCGGCCCAGAGTGAGGATCCGGCGAACCGCGGGCTCGAGATCGGCGGCTCGTTCTGGCACATCCGCGGCATCATCGTCGAGCGTGCCGGGGACAACGGGATCCTCCTCGCCGGCAACAGCAACGTCATCGAGCGTACGGTGACCCGCCACAACCGCGACTCGGGTCTTCAGCTGTCGCGCCTGGTCGCCGGTGCGCCCAGCAGCCAGTGGCCGTCGAACAACCTAGTGGTGAGCACGGTGTCCCACGACAACGTCGACTCCGACGGTGAGGACGCGGACGGCTTCGCCCCGAAGCTGACCGTCGGCCCCGGCAACGTCTTCCGCTACACCGTGGCTCACAACAACATCGACGACGGGTACGACCTCTACACCAAGAGCGACACCGGCCCGATCGGCGCGCTGACCATCGAGTCGTCCCTCGCCTACGACAACGGCACCCTCAGCAACGGTGGCCAGGCCGGCAACGGCGACCGCAACGGCTTCAAGCTCGGCGGCGAGGACATCCCGGTGAACCACGTCATCCGGGGCAACATCGCCTACGAGAACGGCAAGCACGGGTTCACCTACAACCGCAACACCGGCTCGATGACGGTGTCGAACAACGCCAACATCGGCAACGCCGAACGGAACTTCAACTTCGACGGCGGCTCCTCGGTGTTCCGGAACAACACCTCGTGCGACAGCGGATCGAACGACCGGATCGTCGGCAACTCCGACAGCTCCAACCAGTTCTGGTCGGGCTCCAACGGATCCCGGTGCTCCCAGTACTCCGGCGCTCTGGGCTGGTCCTTCGCGTCGGATGGCCGGCTCGTCGTGACCTTCGGTGGTCGGCCGGTCACCCCGTAG
- a CDS encoding aminotransferase class V-fold PLP-dependent enzyme, which translates to MSQTCPSPQTVAPGPLDAAAHAALRAEFPLLATCVYLNNNSTGAAPRGVERVLHEYWETLRTWRDDVWMGWHDGLDRYADSIAALLGAPAGSVVTDANLSTLLARVASCFDYRPPRDRVVTTDLEYPTVPFVFRAFGRYGARLDVVGDGGPHLDQDALEARLDERTLLVCVSHSSFISGATVDLPRLVARAHDVGALVVLDAFQTVGVMPLDVTALGVDVVLGGAHKWLCGVSTAFLYVRPDLVPKLEPAATGWQAGDRALTFQPSTDWAPAARRFAGGTPYPVTSLISQVGLDLLAGIGIEAIRHHSLALTQRVLERADEAGVKVVSPTAPHRRGGVVCLDVPDGEAVKRRLAARGVICSWRGYLRVGPHVYNTIDEVDAFMDALVEVLPR; encoded by the coding sequence GTGAGCCAGACCTGCCCCAGCCCGCAGACCGTCGCCCCGGGGCCTCTCGACGCCGCCGCGCACGCCGCGCTGCGCGCCGAGTTCCCCCTGCTGGCGACCTGCGTCTACCTGAACAACAACTCCACCGGCGCGGCGCCCAGGGGTGTCGAGCGGGTGCTGCACGAGTACTGGGAGACGCTGCGCACGTGGCGCGACGACGTGTGGATGGGTTGGCACGACGGCCTCGACCGCTACGCGGACTCGATCGCCGCCCTGCTCGGCGCCCCGGCGGGCAGCGTGGTCACCGATGCGAATCTCAGTACCCTGCTCGCCCGGGTGGCGTCCTGCTTCGACTACCGCCCGCCGCGTGACCGCGTCGTCACCACCGACCTGGAGTACCCGACCGTGCCGTTCGTGTTCCGGGCGTTCGGCCGGTACGGTGCCCGCCTCGACGTGGTCGGTGACGGAGGCCCCCACCTCGACCAGGATGCCCTGGAGGCTCGACTCGACGAGCGGACGCTGCTGGTGTGCGTCTCGCATTCCAGCTTCATCTCCGGGGCCACCGTCGACCTTCCCCGGCTGGTCGCCCGCGCCCACGACGTCGGCGCGTTGGTGGTGCTGGACGCCTTCCAGACCGTGGGGGTGATGCCTCTGGACGTCACCGCCCTCGGCGTCGATGTCGTTCTCGGCGGCGCACACAAGTGGCTCTGCGGCGTCAGCACCGCCTTCCTCTACGTCCGCCCGGACCTGGTGCCGAAGCTGGAACCGGCGGCCACCGGCTGGCAGGCCGGCGACCGGGCGCTGACCTTCCAGCCGTCCACCGACTGGGCACCCGCCGCCCGGCGGTTCGCCGGCGGCACGCCCTACCCCGTGACCTCGTTGATCTCACAGGTCGGCCTGGACCTGCTGGCCGGGATCGGTATCGAGGCCATCCGGCACCACTCGCTGGCCCTCACCCAGCGGGTGCTGGAGCGCGCTGACGAGGCCGGGGTCAAGGTGGTCAGCCCCACCGCCCCCCACCGCCGCGGCGGTGTGGTGTGCCTGGACGTCCCCGACGGCGAAGCGGTGAAGCGGCGGCTGGCCGCCCGCGGGGTGATCTGCAGCTGGCGCGGCTACCTGCGGGTCGGCCCGCACGTCTACAACACCATCGACGAGGTCGATGCGTTCATGGACGCGTTGGTGGAGGTACTGCCCCGGTGA
- a CDS encoding PLP-dependent aminotransferase family protein produces MENDSATSRVIDHLRGLVAAADPGTRLPPVRELTARHRASPVTVAEAVRQLVAQGLIETRPGKGTFVAAPRAEPRAPDLSWQTVALGARRAGEDEMQALLALPPPGAIPLSGGYLDPELQPVAALGAALARAARQPAAWLRGPAEGRADLRAWFAREAGARLRADDMVICPGGQAALSSALRALAAPGDTLLVESPTYLGALAAARAAGLRVVPVPADAEGVLPDQLAAAFARTGARLFYCQPLYANPTGATLAGHRRAEVTEAVRDARAFLIEDDYARDLTIDGEAPPPLAADDRDGHVIYLRSLTKSAAPGLRIAAIGARGPAGARLRAGRLLDDFFVAGPLQQATLEFVTAPAWSRHRRGLRAALRARREALLTALRRHLPELAPPAIPRGGLHLWARLPDSTDDVALAAAAATEGVIVFPGRPWYAAEPPAPHLRLTYAAAPPDLMDDAVRRLSRALRAGTTHA; encoded by the coding sequence ATGGAGAACGATAGCGCAACGTCCCGCGTTATCGACCACCTACGCGGCCTCGTGGCCGCCGCGGACCCCGGAACCCGACTGCCCCCGGTGCGCGAGTTGACCGCCCGGCACCGGGCCTCTCCGGTGACCGTCGCCGAAGCGGTCCGGCAGTTGGTGGCACAGGGGCTCATCGAGACCCGGCCCGGGAAGGGCACCTTCGTGGCCGCTCCACGGGCCGAGCCGCGCGCACCCGACCTGTCGTGGCAGACGGTGGCGCTCGGTGCCCGCAGAGCGGGCGAGGACGAGATGCAGGCGTTACTGGCACTACCGCCACCAGGAGCGATTCCGCTCTCCGGCGGCTACCTGGACCCGGAGTTGCAACCGGTCGCGGCGCTCGGTGCCGCGCTGGCCCGCGCCGCCCGGCAGCCGGCGGCCTGGCTGCGCGGGCCGGCCGAGGGGCGTGCGGATCTGCGTGCCTGGTTCGCCCGGGAGGCCGGGGCGCGGCTGCGCGCCGACGACATGGTGATCTGCCCTGGTGGGCAGGCAGCGCTGTCGTCCGCGTTACGCGCGCTCGCCGCACCCGGCGACACCCTCCTCGTCGAGTCCCCGACCTACCTGGGTGCGCTGGCGGCGGCCCGGGCGGCGGGGCTGCGGGTGGTACCGGTGCCCGCCGATGCCGAGGGCGTGCTCCCCGACCAACTCGCCGCCGCGTTCGCCCGCACCGGTGCGCGTCTGTTCTACTGCCAACCGCTCTACGCCAACCCGACCGGCGCGACACTGGCAGGTCACCGCCGAGCCGAGGTCACCGAGGCCGTACGCGACGCCAGAGCGTTCCTGATCGAGGACGACTACGCCCGCGACCTCACCATCGACGGGGAGGCCCCGCCCCCGCTGGCCGCCGACGACCGCGACGGGCACGTGATCTACCTGCGCTCGCTGACCAAGTCCGCCGCTCCCGGCCTACGTATCGCCGCGATCGGTGCCCGCGGTCCAGCGGGTGCCCGACTGCGCGCCGGCAGGCTGCTCGACGACTTCTTCGTCGCCGGCCCGCTACAGCAGGCCACTCTGGAGTTCGTCACCGCCCCGGCCTGGAGCCGACACCGCCGTGGCCTGCGCGCCGCGCTGCGGGCACGGCGCGAGGCGCTGCTGACCGCACTGCGCCGGCACCTGCCGGAACTCGCCCCACCGGCGATCCCCCGGGGCGGCCTGCACCTGTGGGCCCGCCTGCCCGACAGCACCGACGACGTCGCGCTGGCTGCCGCAGCCGCCACCGAAGGCGTCATCGTCTTCCCCGGCCGCCCGTGGTATGCGGCCGAGCCCCCGGCACCGCACCTGCGCCTGACCTACGCCGCAGCCCCACCCGACCTGATGGACGATGCCGTCCGCCGCCTGTCTCGCGCTCTCCGAGCGGGGACGACGCATGCTTGA